The following are from one region of the Salmo trutta chromosome 20, fSalTru1.1, whole genome shotgun sequence genome:
- the LOC115155780 gene encoding adrenodoxin isoform X1 has protein sequence MSVASASIQFFTRLLRYRTKCAVPFHAASRILMSPYLPQVFGGNKVLLGTCAQPLRSEEKVTVYFINRDGRKSTTSSAKGNSLLDLVVEQNLDIEGFGACEGTLACSTCHVILDQKVYNQLGPITDEENDMLDLAFGLTDTSRLGCQVCLSRDLEGITVRVPDRVNDMRRSDDAGPTL, from the exons ATGTCGGTTGCGTCTGCATCAATACAGTTTTTTACTCGTTTGTTACGATATCGAACGAAATGTGCCGTTCCGTTTCACGCAGCATCTAGGATTTTAATGTCACCATACCTGCCCCAGGTCTTTGGCGGTAATAAGGTGCTACTGGGCACCTGTGCACAGCCACTCAG GTCAGAGGAGAAGGTGACAGTCTATTTCATCAACCGCGATGGGCGGAAGAGCACCACTTCGAGTGCCAAGGGCAACAGTCTTCTAGACCTGGTGGTTGAACAAAACCTAGATATTGAAGGTTTTG GTGCGTGTGAGGGGACCCTGGCCTGTTCCACCTGTCATGTGATCCTGGATCAGAAGGTGTACAACCAGCTGGGGCCCATCACTGATGAGGAGAATGACATGCTGGACCTGGCCTTTGGCCTCACTGATAC GTCTCGTCTGGGTTGTCAGGTCTGCCTATCCAGAGATCTGGAGGGCATAACGGTCCGTGTGCCAGACAGGGTGAACGACATGCGGCGGTCTGATGATGCTGGACCTACACTGTAA
- the LOC115155780 gene encoding adrenodoxin, mitochondrial isoform X2, which yields MSVASASIQFFTRLLRYRTKCAVPFHAASRILMSPYLPQVFGGNKVLLGTCAQPLRSEEKVTVYFINRDGRKSTTSSAKGNSLLDLVVEQNLDIEGFGACEGTLACSTCHVILDQKVYNQLGPITDEENDMLDLAFGLTDTLPANRDQEVQLPGLVWVVRSAYPEIWRA from the exons ATGTCGGTTGCGTCTGCATCAATACAGTTTTTTACTCGTTTGTTACGATATCGAACGAAATGTGCCGTTCCGTTTCACGCAGCATCTAGGATTTTAATGTCACCATACCTGCCCCAGGTCTTTGGCGGTAATAAGGTGCTACTGGGCACCTGTGCACAGCCACTCAG GTCAGAGGAGAAGGTGACAGTCTATTTCATCAACCGCGATGGGCGGAAGAGCACCACTTCGAGTGCCAAGGGCAACAGTCTTCTAGACCTGGTGGTTGAACAAAACCTAGATATTGAAGGTTTTG GTGCGTGTGAGGGGACCCTGGCCTGTTCCACCTGTCATGTGATCCTGGATCAGAAGGTGTACAACCAGCTGGGGCCCATCACTGATGAGGAGAATGACATGCTGGACCTGGCCTTTGGCCTCACTGATAC GCTTCCAGCCAATAGAGATCAAGAGGTTCAGTTGCCGG GTCTCGTCTGGGTTGTCAGGTCTGCCTATCCAGAGATCTGGAGGGCATAA
- the LOC115155780 gene encoding adrenodoxin isoform X3 has protein sequence MSVASASIQFFTRLLRYRTKCAVPFHAASRILMSPYLPQVFGGNKVLLGTCAQPLRSEEKVTVYFINRDGRKSTTSSAKGNSLLDLVVEQNLDIEGFGACEGTLACSTCHVILDQKVYNQLGPITDEENDMLDLAFGLTDT, from the exons ATGTCGGTTGCGTCTGCATCAATACAGTTTTTTACTCGTTTGTTACGATATCGAACGAAATGTGCCGTTCCGTTTCACGCAGCATCTAGGATTTTAATGTCACCATACCTGCCCCAGGTCTTTGGCGGTAATAAGGTGCTACTGGGCACCTGTGCACAGCCACTCAG GTCAGAGGAGAAGGTGACAGTCTATTTCATCAACCGCGATGGGCGGAAGAGCACCACTTCGAGTGCCAAGGGCAACAGTCTTCTAGACCTGGTGGTTGAACAAAACCTAGATATTGAAGGTTTTG GTGCGTGTGAGGGGACCCTGGCCTGTTCCACCTGTCATGTGATCCTGGATCAGAAGGTGTACAACCAGCTGGGGCCCATCACTGATGAGGAGAATGACATGCTGGACCTGGCCTTTGGCCTCACTGATAC GTAG